A DNA window from Pogona vitticeps strain Pit_001003342236 chromosome 2, PviZW2.1, whole genome shotgun sequence contains the following coding sequences:
- the RNF135 gene encoding E3 ubiquitin-protein ligase RNF135 isoform X2, with amino-acid sequence MAAVGGTDPGRCVALWLKADDLQCPICFCLLSSPATLPCGHSFCLGCIRRWAQSRGRSCPNCGRGSLKKLPERTILLERVLEQYRRAASNDGQPEGRWLPPSPSSPPLWAPSLEALAGQPADAADRGLQDVMKISELPQQIEATLKAIASWKKDDTEMKEHVSQIKRSVVEVFSFLNNYINDREKMVLNFIDKEYREAQQKRDLTDYQLKARNEQLLELQINSKEVIKNTSLEQEVCIENPIKMTDVALAVEKIKSITYVVEEFRRQLEKSVLWNRPVKLPQAQSQDSLQEASSSSSAMSSITEDDILSVNLSTCGTPLDCSQHERRRSRPAIHRADSIISSQFSQWAANVTLDLKTLNDRLELSEDKKKVTVSDFFVGYEHSAQRFCVSQVLGCQGFSDGCHYWEVITEDATGWAIGIAYKEIGKRDKLGRTELSWCVEWSVERLSAWHGDRETHIGNRKPLRVGVFLDIPESCLSFYSLTDQETCLHKFEIHVANPVYPAFWIFGMNAGECLTIAKSGTSPL; translated from the exons ATGGCCGCGGTAGGAGGCACGGACCCCGGCCGCTGCGTAGCCCTGTGGCTTAAGGCGGACGACCTGCAATGCCCCATCTGCTTCTGCCTGCTCAGCAGCCCGGCCACCCTCCCGTGCGGCCACAGCTTCTGCCTGGGCTGCATCCGGCGGTGGGCGCAAAGCCGGGGGCGCAGCTGCCCCAACTGCGGGCGAGGCTCGCTCAAGAAGCTGCCCGAGCGGACCATCTTGCTGGAGAGGGTGCTGGAGCAGTATCGCCGCGCAGCCTCAAACGACGGGCAGCCGGAGGGGCGGTGGCTGCCGCCGTCGCCATCATCCCCACCACTCTGGGCCCCAAGCCTCGAGGCGCTGGCCGGGCAGCCCGCCGACGCCGCCGACCGCGGGTTGCAG GATGTGATGAAAATCAGTGAACTTCCTCAGCAAATAGAAGCAACCTTAAAGGCAATTGCAAGTTGGAAGAAGGATGACACTGAAATGAAG GAACACGTTTCTCAGATCAAACGCTCAGTTGTTGAAGTCTTCAGTTTTTTGAATAACTACATTAATGACAGAGAAAAAATGGTGTTAAATTTTATTGACAAAGAGTATAGAGAAGCTCAGCAGAAAAGAGACTTAACAGATTATCAACTTAAAGCAAGAAATGAACAACTTTTGGAGTTGCAAATTAACTCTAAAGAAGTAATAaag aaTACCTCTTTGGAACAAGAAGTTTGCATTGAAAATCCTATCAAAATGACTGATGTTGCTCTCGCTGTTGAGAAAATTAAAAGTATTACATATGTTGTAGAAGAGTTCAGAAGACAACTGGAAAAGTCAGTGTTGTGGAACCGCCCAGTGAAGCTGCCGCAAG CACAAAGTCAAGATTCACTTCAGGAAGCAAGCAGTAGTTCTTCAGCAATGTCTTCCATCACAGAGGACGACATCTTGTCAGTCAACCTTTCCACTTGTGGAACACCACTGGATTGCTCGCaacatgaaagaagaagaagcaggccTGCCATACACAGGGCAGACTCAATCATTTCGAGTCAGTTTTCTCAAT GGGCAGCCAACGTGACGCTTGATCTCAAGACTCTCAATGACAGACTAGAACTTTCAGAGGATAAAAAGAAGGTGACTGTGTCCGATTTCTTCGTGGGCTATGAACATTCTGCTCAGAGGTTCTGCGTTAGCCAGGTGCTGGGCTGCCAGGGTTTCTCGGATGGGTGCCATTATTGGGAAGTGATCACAGAAGACGCCACTGGCTGGGCCATTGGTATTGCCTACAAAGAAATTGGTAAAAGGGACAAACTGGGGAGAACTGAGCTGTCCTGGTGTGTAGAATGGTCAGTTGAACGACTCTCAGCATGGCACGGGGATCGAGAAACCCACATTGGCAACAGGAAACCTCTGCGGGTTGGCGTTTTCCTTGACATCCCAGAAAGCTGCTTATCTTTTTATTCTCTTACAGATCAGGAGACTTGCTTACATAAGTTTGAGATCCATGTGGCAAATCCTGTTTATCCTGCTTTTTGGATCTTTGGTATGAATGCGGGTGAATGCTTAACAATAGCAAAAAGTGGCACATCTCCACTATAA
- the RNF135 gene encoding E3 ubiquitin-protein ligase RNF135 isoform X3: MAIAARAPHLEKKLQEELTCSLCLDVFNTPVLIAKCSHNFCKKCISQHCQKARDKAFCPECRGELRLNGLIDNRSLANIVDVFHQMKKTQITWARKQELCWEQLDPSWTQYKKASGTAGLAYGLKEHVSQIKRSVVEVFSFLNNYINDREKMVLNFIDKEYREAQQKRDLTDYQLKARNEQLLELQINSKEVIKNTSLEQEVCIENPIKMTDVALAVEKIKSITYVVEEFRRQLEKSVLWNRPVKLPQESTLGKHQNNEIQKEAEVEMASSSISTQSQDSLQEASSSSSAMSSITEDDILSVNLSTCGTPLDCSQHERRRSRPAIHRADSIISSQFSQWAANVTLDLKTLNDRLELSEDKKKVTVSDFFVGYEHSAQRFCVSQVLGCQGFSDGCHYWEVITEDATGWAIGIAYKEIGKRDKLGRTELSWCVEWSVERLSAWHGDRETHIGNRKPLRVGVFLDIPESCLSFYSLTDQETCLHKFEIHVANPVYPAFWIFGMNAGECLTIAKSGTSPL, from the exons ATGGCTATTGCAGCTAGGGCTCCCCATCTTGAGAAAAAGTTGCAGGAGGAATTGACTTGTAGCCTATGTCTGGATGTTTTTAACACTCCAGTTTTGATTGCAAAATGTTCCCACAACTTCTGCAAAAAGTGCATCTCTCAACATTGCCAAAAGGCAAGGGACAAAGCATTCTGCCCCGAATGCAGGGGGGAGCTTCGTCTAAATGGTTTGATAGATAATAGATCCCTTGCCAACATTGTGGACGTTTTCCACCAAATGAAGAAGACACAAATAACCTGGGCAAGAAAACAAGAACTGTGCTGGGAACAGCTGGATCCCTCCTGGACACAGTACAAAaaagccagtggaactgctggaCTGGCATACGGACTCAAG GAACACGTTTCTCAGATCAAACGCTCAGTTGTTGAAGTCTTCAGTTTTTTGAATAACTACATTAATGACAGAGAAAAAATGGTGTTAAATTTTATTGACAAAGAGTATAGAGAAGCTCAGCAGAAAAGAGACTTAACAGATTATCAACTTAAAGCAAGAAATGAACAACTTTTGGAGTTGCAAATTAACTCTAAAGAAGTAATAaag aaTACCTCTTTGGAACAAGAAGTTTGCATTGAAAATCCTATCAAAATGACTGATGTTGCTCTCGCTGTTGAGAAAATTAAAAGTATTACATATGTTGTAGAAGAGTTCAGAAGACAACTGGAAAAGTCAGTGTTGTGGAACCGCCCAGTGAAGCTGCCGCAAG agtCTACTCTAGGGAAACACCAGAACAATGAAATCCAGAAGGAAGCAGAAGTTGAAATGGCCTCCTCCAGCATTTCCA CACAAAGTCAAGATTCACTTCAGGAAGCAAGCAGTAGTTCTTCAGCAATGTCTTCCATCACAGAGGACGACATCTTGTCAGTCAACCTTTCCACTTGTGGAACACCACTGGATTGCTCGCaacatgaaagaagaagaagcaggccTGCCATACACAGGGCAGACTCAATCATTTCGAGTCAGTTTTCTCAAT GGGCAGCCAACGTGACGCTTGATCTCAAGACTCTCAATGACAGACTAGAACTTTCAGAGGATAAAAAGAAGGTGACTGTGTCCGATTTCTTCGTGGGCTATGAACATTCTGCTCAGAGGTTCTGCGTTAGCCAGGTGCTGGGCTGCCAGGGTTTCTCGGATGGGTGCCATTATTGGGAAGTGATCACAGAAGACGCCACTGGCTGGGCCATTGGTATTGCCTACAAAGAAATTGGTAAAAGGGACAAACTGGGGAGAACTGAGCTGTCCTGGTGTGTAGAATGGTCAGTTGAACGACTCTCAGCATGGCACGGGGATCGAGAAACCCACATTGGCAACAGGAAACCTCTGCGGGTTGGCGTTTTCCTTGACATCCCAGAAAGCTGCTTATCTTTTTATTCTCTTACAGATCAGGAGACTTGCTTACATAAGTTTGAGATCCATGTGGCAAATCCTGTTTATCCTGCTTTTTGGATCTTTGGTATGAATGCGGGTGAATGCTTAACAATAGCAAAAAGTGGCACATCTCCACTATAA
- the RNF135 gene encoding E3 ubiquitin-protein ligase RNF135 isoform X4, whose amino-acid sequence MAAVGGTDPGRCVALWLKADDLQCPICFCLLSSPATLPCGHSFCLGCIRRWAQSRGRSCPNCGRGSLKKLPERTILLERVLEQYRRAASNDGQPEGRWLPPSPSSPPLWAPSLEALAGQPADAADRGLQDVMKISELPQQIEATLKAIASWKKDDTEMKNTSLEQEVCIENPIKMTDVALAVEKIKSITYVVEEFRRQLEKSVLWNRPVKLPQESTLGKHQNNEIQKEAEVEMASSSISTQSQDSLQEASSSSSAMSSITEDDILSVNLSTCGTPLDCSQHERRRSRPAIHRADSIISSQFSQWAANVTLDLKTLNDRLELSEDKKKVTVSDFFVGYEHSAQRFCVSQVLGCQGFSDGCHYWEVITEDATGWAIGIAYKEIGKRDKLGRTELSWCVEWSVERLSAWHGDRETHIGNRKPLRVGVFLDIPESCLSFYSLTDQETCLHKFEIHVANPVYPAFWIFGMNAGECLTIAKSGTSPL is encoded by the exons ATGGCCGCGGTAGGAGGCACGGACCCCGGCCGCTGCGTAGCCCTGTGGCTTAAGGCGGACGACCTGCAATGCCCCATCTGCTTCTGCCTGCTCAGCAGCCCGGCCACCCTCCCGTGCGGCCACAGCTTCTGCCTGGGCTGCATCCGGCGGTGGGCGCAAAGCCGGGGGCGCAGCTGCCCCAACTGCGGGCGAGGCTCGCTCAAGAAGCTGCCCGAGCGGACCATCTTGCTGGAGAGGGTGCTGGAGCAGTATCGCCGCGCAGCCTCAAACGACGGGCAGCCGGAGGGGCGGTGGCTGCCGCCGTCGCCATCATCCCCACCACTCTGGGCCCCAAGCCTCGAGGCGCTGGCCGGGCAGCCCGCCGACGCCGCCGACCGCGGGTTGCAG GATGTGATGAAAATCAGTGAACTTCCTCAGCAAATAGAAGCAACCTTAAAGGCAATTGCAAGTTGGAAGAAGGATGACACTGAAATGAAG aaTACCTCTTTGGAACAAGAAGTTTGCATTGAAAATCCTATCAAAATGACTGATGTTGCTCTCGCTGTTGAGAAAATTAAAAGTATTACATATGTTGTAGAAGAGTTCAGAAGACAACTGGAAAAGTCAGTGTTGTGGAACCGCCCAGTGAAGCTGCCGCAAG agtCTACTCTAGGGAAACACCAGAACAATGAAATCCAGAAGGAAGCAGAAGTTGAAATGGCCTCCTCCAGCATTTCCA CACAAAGTCAAGATTCACTTCAGGAAGCAAGCAGTAGTTCTTCAGCAATGTCTTCCATCACAGAGGACGACATCTTGTCAGTCAACCTTTCCACTTGTGGAACACCACTGGATTGCTCGCaacatgaaagaagaagaagcaggccTGCCATACACAGGGCAGACTCAATCATTTCGAGTCAGTTTTCTCAAT GGGCAGCCAACGTGACGCTTGATCTCAAGACTCTCAATGACAGACTAGAACTTTCAGAGGATAAAAAGAAGGTGACTGTGTCCGATTTCTTCGTGGGCTATGAACATTCTGCTCAGAGGTTCTGCGTTAGCCAGGTGCTGGGCTGCCAGGGTTTCTCGGATGGGTGCCATTATTGGGAAGTGATCACAGAAGACGCCACTGGCTGGGCCATTGGTATTGCCTACAAAGAAATTGGTAAAAGGGACAAACTGGGGAGAACTGAGCTGTCCTGGTGTGTAGAATGGTCAGTTGAACGACTCTCAGCATGGCACGGGGATCGAGAAACCCACATTGGCAACAGGAAACCTCTGCGGGTTGGCGTTTTCCTTGACATCCCAGAAAGCTGCTTATCTTTTTATTCTCTTACAGATCAGGAGACTTGCTTACATAAGTTTGAGATCCATGTGGCAAATCCTGTTTATCCTGCTTTTTGGATCTTTGGTATGAATGCGGGTGAATGCTTAACAATAGCAAAAAGTGGCACATCTCCACTATAA
- the RNF135 gene encoding E3 ubiquitin-protein ligase RNF135 isoform X7, with amino-acid sequence MAAVGGTDPGRCVALWLKADDLQCPICFCLLSSPATLPCGHSFCLGCIRRWAQSRGRSCPNCGRGSLKKLPERTILLERVLEQYRRAASNDGQPEGRWLPPSPSSPPLWAPSLEALAGQPADAADRGLQDVMKISELPQQIEATLKAIASWKKDDTEMKEHVSQIKRSVVEVFSFLNNYINDREKMVLNFIDKEYREAQQKRDLTDYQLKARNEQLLELQINSKEVIKNTSLEQEVCIENPIKMTDVALAVEKIKSITYVVEEFRRQLEKSVLWNRPVKLPQESTLGKHQNNEIQKEAEVEMASSSISTQSQDSLQEASSSSSAMSSITEDDILSVNLSTCGTPLDCSQHERRRSRPAIHRADSIISSQFSQWAANVTLDLKTLNDRLELSEDKKKVTVSDFFVGYEHSAQRFCVSQVLGCQGFSDGCHYWEVITEDATGWAIGIAYKEIGKRDKLGRTELSWCVEWSVERLSAWHGDRETHIGNRKPLRVGVFLDIPESCLSFYSLTDQETCLHKFEIHVANPVYPAFWIFGMNAGECLTIAKSGTSPL; translated from the exons ATGGCCGCGGTAGGAGGCACGGACCCCGGCCGCTGCGTAGCCCTGTGGCTTAAGGCGGACGACCTGCAATGCCCCATCTGCTTCTGCCTGCTCAGCAGCCCGGCCACCCTCCCGTGCGGCCACAGCTTCTGCCTGGGCTGCATCCGGCGGTGGGCGCAAAGCCGGGGGCGCAGCTGCCCCAACTGCGGGCGAGGCTCGCTCAAGAAGCTGCCCGAGCGGACCATCTTGCTGGAGAGGGTGCTGGAGCAGTATCGCCGCGCAGCCTCAAACGACGGGCAGCCGGAGGGGCGGTGGCTGCCGCCGTCGCCATCATCCCCACCACTCTGGGCCCCAAGCCTCGAGGCGCTGGCCGGGCAGCCCGCCGACGCCGCCGACCGCGGGTTGCAG GATGTGATGAAAATCAGTGAACTTCCTCAGCAAATAGAAGCAACCTTAAAGGCAATTGCAAGTTGGAAGAAGGATGACACTGAAATGAAG GAACACGTTTCTCAGATCAAACGCTCAGTTGTTGAAGTCTTCAGTTTTTTGAATAACTACATTAATGACAGAGAAAAAATGGTGTTAAATTTTATTGACAAAGAGTATAGAGAAGCTCAGCAGAAAAGAGACTTAACAGATTATCAACTTAAAGCAAGAAATGAACAACTTTTGGAGTTGCAAATTAACTCTAAAGAAGTAATAaag aaTACCTCTTTGGAACAAGAAGTTTGCATTGAAAATCCTATCAAAATGACTGATGTTGCTCTCGCTGTTGAGAAAATTAAAAGTATTACATATGTTGTAGAAGAGTTCAGAAGACAACTGGAAAAGTCAGTGTTGTGGAACCGCCCAGTGAAGCTGCCGCAAG agtCTACTCTAGGGAAACACCAGAACAATGAAATCCAGAAGGAAGCAGAAGTTGAAATGGCCTCCTCCAGCATTTCCA CACAAAGTCAAGATTCACTTCAGGAAGCAAGCAGTAGTTCTTCAGCAATGTCTTCCATCACAGAGGACGACATCTTGTCAGTCAACCTTTCCACTTGTGGAACACCACTGGATTGCTCGCaacatgaaagaagaagaagcaggccTGCCATACACAGGGCAGACTCAATCATTTCGAGTCAGTTTTCTCAAT GGGCAGCCAACGTGACGCTTGATCTCAAGACTCTCAATGACAGACTAGAACTTTCAGAGGATAAAAAGAAGGTGACTGTGTCCGATTTCTTCGTGGGCTATGAACATTCTGCTCAGAGGTTCTGCGTTAGCCAGGTGCTGGGCTGCCAGGGTTTCTCGGATGGGTGCCATTATTGGGAAGTGATCACAGAAGACGCCACTGGCTGGGCCATTGGTATTGCCTACAAAGAAATTGGTAAAAGGGACAAACTGGGGAGAACTGAGCTGTCCTGGTGTGTAGAATGGTCAGTTGAACGACTCTCAGCATGGCACGGGGATCGAGAAACCCACATTGGCAACAGGAAACCTCTGCGGGTTGGCGTTTTCCTTGACATCCCAGAAAGCTGCTTATCTTTTTATTCTCTTACAGATCAGGAGACTTGCTTACATAAGTTTGAGATCCATGTGGCAAATCCTGTTTATCCTGCTTTTTGGATCTTTGGTATGAATGCGGGTGAATGCTTAACAATAGCAAAAAGTGGCACATCTCCACTATAA
- the RNF135 gene encoding E3 ubiquitin-protein ligase RNF135 isoform X6 gives MAIAARAPHLEKKLQEELTCSLCLDVFNTPVLIAKCSHNFCKKCISQHCQKARDKAFCPECRGELRLNGLIDNRSLANIVDVFHQMKKTQITWARKQELCWEQLDPSWTQYKKASGTAGLAYGLKDVMKISELPQQIEATLKAIASWKKDDTEMKNTSLEQEVCIENPIKMTDVALAVEKIKSITYVVEEFRRQLEKSVLWNRPVKLPQAQSQDSLQEASSSSSAMSSITEDDILSVNLSTCGTPLDCSQHERRRSRPAIHRADSIISSQFSQWAANVTLDLKTLNDRLELSEDKKKVTVSDFFVGYEHSAQRFCVSQVLGCQGFSDGCHYWEVITEDATGWAIGIAYKEIGKRDKLGRTELSWCVEWSVERLSAWHGDRETHIGNRKPLRVGVFLDIPESCLSFYSLTDQETCLHKFEIHVANPVYPAFWIFGMNAGECLTIAKSGTSPL, from the exons ATGGCTATTGCAGCTAGGGCTCCCCATCTTGAGAAAAAGTTGCAGGAGGAATTGACTTGTAGCCTATGTCTGGATGTTTTTAACACTCCAGTTTTGATTGCAAAATGTTCCCACAACTTCTGCAAAAAGTGCATCTCTCAACATTGCCAAAAGGCAAGGGACAAAGCATTCTGCCCCGAATGCAGGGGGGAGCTTCGTCTAAATGGTTTGATAGATAATAGATCCCTTGCCAACATTGTGGACGTTTTCCACCAAATGAAGAAGACACAAATAACCTGGGCAAGAAAACAAGAACTGTGCTGGGAACAGCTGGATCCCTCCTGGACACAGTACAAAaaagccagtggaactgctggaCTGGCATACGGACTCAAG GATGTGATGAAAATCAGTGAACTTCCTCAGCAAATAGAAGCAACCTTAAAGGCAATTGCAAGTTGGAAGAAGGATGACACTGAAATGAAG aaTACCTCTTTGGAACAAGAAGTTTGCATTGAAAATCCTATCAAAATGACTGATGTTGCTCTCGCTGTTGAGAAAATTAAAAGTATTACATATGTTGTAGAAGAGTTCAGAAGACAACTGGAAAAGTCAGTGTTGTGGAACCGCCCAGTGAAGCTGCCGCAAG CACAAAGTCAAGATTCACTTCAGGAAGCAAGCAGTAGTTCTTCAGCAATGTCTTCCATCACAGAGGACGACATCTTGTCAGTCAACCTTTCCACTTGTGGAACACCACTGGATTGCTCGCaacatgaaagaagaagaagcaggccTGCCATACACAGGGCAGACTCAATCATTTCGAGTCAGTTTTCTCAAT GGGCAGCCAACGTGACGCTTGATCTCAAGACTCTCAATGACAGACTAGAACTTTCAGAGGATAAAAAGAAGGTGACTGTGTCCGATTTCTTCGTGGGCTATGAACATTCTGCTCAGAGGTTCTGCGTTAGCCAGGTGCTGGGCTGCCAGGGTTTCTCGGATGGGTGCCATTATTGGGAAGTGATCACAGAAGACGCCACTGGCTGGGCCATTGGTATTGCCTACAAAGAAATTGGTAAAAGGGACAAACTGGGGAGAACTGAGCTGTCCTGGTGTGTAGAATGGTCAGTTGAACGACTCTCAGCATGGCACGGGGATCGAGAAACCCACATTGGCAACAGGAAACCTCTGCGGGTTGGCGTTTTCCTTGACATCCCAGAAAGCTGCTTATCTTTTTATTCTCTTACAGATCAGGAGACTTGCTTACATAAGTTTGAGATCCATGTGGCAAATCCTGTTTATCCTGCTTTTTGGATCTTTGGTATGAATGCGGGTGAATGCTTAACAATAGCAAAAAGTGGCACATCTCCACTATAA
- the RNF135 gene encoding E3 ubiquitin-protein ligase RNF135 isoform X1, whose product MAIAARAPHLEKKLQEELTCSLCLDVFNTPVLIAKCSHNFCKKCISQHCQKARDKAFCPECRGELRLNGLIDNRSLANIVDVFHQMKKTQITWARKQELCWEQLDPSWTQYKKASGTAGLAYGLKDVMKISELPQQIEATLKAIASWKKDDTEMKEHVSQIKRSVVEVFSFLNNYINDREKMVLNFIDKEYREAQQKRDLTDYQLKARNEQLLELQINSKEVIKNTSLEQEVCIENPIKMTDVALAVEKIKSITYVVEEFRRQLEKSVLWNRPVKLPQESTLGKHQNNEIQKEAEVEMASSSISTQSQDSLQEASSSSSAMSSITEDDILSVNLSTCGTPLDCSQHERRRSRPAIHRADSIISSQFSQWAANVTLDLKTLNDRLELSEDKKKVTVSDFFVGYEHSAQRFCVSQVLGCQGFSDGCHYWEVITEDATGWAIGIAYKEIGKRDKLGRTELSWCVEWSVERLSAWHGDRETHIGNRKPLRVGVFLDIPESCLSFYSLTDQETCLHKFEIHVANPVYPAFWIFGMNAGECLTIAKSGTSPL is encoded by the exons ATGGCTATTGCAGCTAGGGCTCCCCATCTTGAGAAAAAGTTGCAGGAGGAATTGACTTGTAGCCTATGTCTGGATGTTTTTAACACTCCAGTTTTGATTGCAAAATGTTCCCACAACTTCTGCAAAAAGTGCATCTCTCAACATTGCCAAAAGGCAAGGGACAAAGCATTCTGCCCCGAATGCAGGGGGGAGCTTCGTCTAAATGGTTTGATAGATAATAGATCCCTTGCCAACATTGTGGACGTTTTCCACCAAATGAAGAAGACACAAATAACCTGGGCAAGAAAACAAGAACTGTGCTGGGAACAGCTGGATCCCTCCTGGACACAGTACAAAaaagccagtggaactgctggaCTGGCATACGGACTCAAG GATGTGATGAAAATCAGTGAACTTCCTCAGCAAATAGAAGCAACCTTAAAGGCAATTGCAAGTTGGAAGAAGGATGACACTGAAATGAAG GAACACGTTTCTCAGATCAAACGCTCAGTTGTTGAAGTCTTCAGTTTTTTGAATAACTACATTAATGACAGAGAAAAAATGGTGTTAAATTTTATTGACAAAGAGTATAGAGAAGCTCAGCAGAAAAGAGACTTAACAGATTATCAACTTAAAGCAAGAAATGAACAACTTTTGGAGTTGCAAATTAACTCTAAAGAAGTAATAaag aaTACCTCTTTGGAACAAGAAGTTTGCATTGAAAATCCTATCAAAATGACTGATGTTGCTCTCGCTGTTGAGAAAATTAAAAGTATTACATATGTTGTAGAAGAGTTCAGAAGACAACTGGAAAAGTCAGTGTTGTGGAACCGCCCAGTGAAGCTGCCGCAAG agtCTACTCTAGGGAAACACCAGAACAATGAAATCCAGAAGGAAGCAGAAGTTGAAATGGCCTCCTCCAGCATTTCCA CACAAAGTCAAGATTCACTTCAGGAAGCAAGCAGTAGTTCTTCAGCAATGTCTTCCATCACAGAGGACGACATCTTGTCAGTCAACCTTTCCACTTGTGGAACACCACTGGATTGCTCGCaacatgaaagaagaagaagcaggccTGCCATACACAGGGCAGACTCAATCATTTCGAGTCAGTTTTCTCAAT GGGCAGCCAACGTGACGCTTGATCTCAAGACTCTCAATGACAGACTAGAACTTTCAGAGGATAAAAAGAAGGTGACTGTGTCCGATTTCTTCGTGGGCTATGAACATTCTGCTCAGAGGTTCTGCGTTAGCCAGGTGCTGGGCTGCCAGGGTTTCTCGGATGGGTGCCATTATTGGGAAGTGATCACAGAAGACGCCACTGGCTGGGCCATTGGTATTGCCTACAAAGAAATTGGTAAAAGGGACAAACTGGGGAGAACTGAGCTGTCCTGGTGTGTAGAATGGTCAGTTGAACGACTCTCAGCATGGCACGGGGATCGAGAAACCCACATTGGCAACAGGAAACCTCTGCGGGTTGGCGTTTTCCTTGACATCCCAGAAAGCTGCTTATCTTTTTATTCTCTTACAGATCAGGAGACTTGCTTACATAAGTTTGAGATCCATGTGGCAAATCCTGTTTATCCTGCTTTTTGGATCTTTGGTATGAATGCGGGTGAATGCTTAACAATAGCAAAAAGTGGCACATCTCCACTATAA
- the RNF135 gene encoding E3 ubiquitin-protein ligase RNF135 isoform X5, translating into MAIAARAPHLEKKLQEELTCSLCLDVFNTPVLIAKCSHNFCKKCISQHCQKARDKAFCPECRGELRLNGLIDNRSLANIVDVFHQMKKTQITWARKQELCWEQLDPSWTQYKKASGTAGLAYGLKDVMKISELPQQIEATLKAIASWKKDDTEMKNTSLEQEVCIENPIKMTDVALAVEKIKSITYVVEEFRRQLEKSVLWNRPVKLPQESTLGKHQNNEIQKEAEVEMASSSISTQSQDSLQEASSSSSAMSSITEDDILSVNLSTCGTPLDCSQHERRRSRPAIHRADSIISSQFSQWAANVTLDLKTLNDRLELSEDKKKVTVSDFFVGYEHSAQRFCVSQVLGCQGFSDGCHYWEVITEDATGWAIGIAYKEIGKRDKLGRTELSWCVEWSVERLSAWHGDRETHIGNRKPLRVGVFLDIPESCLSFYSLTDQETCLHKFEIHVANPVYPAFWIFGMNAGECLTIAKSGTSPL; encoded by the exons ATGGCTATTGCAGCTAGGGCTCCCCATCTTGAGAAAAAGTTGCAGGAGGAATTGACTTGTAGCCTATGTCTGGATGTTTTTAACACTCCAGTTTTGATTGCAAAATGTTCCCACAACTTCTGCAAAAAGTGCATCTCTCAACATTGCCAAAAGGCAAGGGACAAAGCATTCTGCCCCGAATGCAGGGGGGAGCTTCGTCTAAATGGTTTGATAGATAATAGATCCCTTGCCAACATTGTGGACGTTTTCCACCAAATGAAGAAGACACAAATAACCTGGGCAAGAAAACAAGAACTGTGCTGGGAACAGCTGGATCCCTCCTGGACACAGTACAAAaaagccagtggaactgctggaCTGGCATACGGACTCAAG GATGTGATGAAAATCAGTGAACTTCCTCAGCAAATAGAAGCAACCTTAAAGGCAATTGCAAGTTGGAAGAAGGATGACACTGAAATGAAG aaTACCTCTTTGGAACAAGAAGTTTGCATTGAAAATCCTATCAAAATGACTGATGTTGCTCTCGCTGTTGAGAAAATTAAAAGTATTACATATGTTGTAGAAGAGTTCAGAAGACAACTGGAAAAGTCAGTGTTGTGGAACCGCCCAGTGAAGCTGCCGCAAG agtCTACTCTAGGGAAACACCAGAACAATGAAATCCAGAAGGAAGCAGAAGTTGAAATGGCCTCCTCCAGCATTTCCA CACAAAGTCAAGATTCACTTCAGGAAGCAAGCAGTAGTTCTTCAGCAATGTCTTCCATCACAGAGGACGACATCTTGTCAGTCAACCTTTCCACTTGTGGAACACCACTGGATTGCTCGCaacatgaaagaagaagaagcaggccTGCCATACACAGGGCAGACTCAATCATTTCGAGTCAGTTTTCTCAAT GGGCAGCCAACGTGACGCTTGATCTCAAGACTCTCAATGACAGACTAGAACTTTCAGAGGATAAAAAGAAGGTGACTGTGTCCGATTTCTTCGTGGGCTATGAACATTCTGCTCAGAGGTTCTGCGTTAGCCAGGTGCTGGGCTGCCAGGGTTTCTCGGATGGGTGCCATTATTGGGAAGTGATCACAGAAGACGCCACTGGCTGGGCCATTGGTATTGCCTACAAAGAAATTGGTAAAAGGGACAAACTGGGGAGAACTGAGCTGTCCTGGTGTGTAGAATGGTCAGTTGAACGACTCTCAGCATGGCACGGGGATCGAGAAACCCACATTGGCAACAGGAAACCTCTGCGGGTTGGCGTTTTCCTTGACATCCCAGAAAGCTGCTTATCTTTTTATTCTCTTACAGATCAGGAGACTTGCTTACATAAGTTTGAGATCCATGTGGCAAATCCTGTTTATCCTGCTTTTTGGATCTTTGGTATGAATGCGGGTGAATGCTTAACAATAGCAAAAAGTGGCACATCTCCACTATAA